A stretch of Plesiomonas shigelloides DNA encodes these proteins:
- a CDS encoding YggT family protein → MQSLTFLLSTVIDLYVFVLLLRVWMQAARADFYNPFSQFVVKATQPVVAPLRRLIPGFGGWDIATILLVLVIQIIKFPLLAMVQTGAAFWSLGYILLGVLATLKAAGKMIFWVLLIRALLSWVSQGRSPMDYVLYQLTEPMLAPLRRILPPMGGLDLSVMLLSIILIALNYLGADLFGFMWMQL, encoded by the coding sequence ATGCAATCACTGACTTTTTTGCTGAGTACTGTTATCGACCTGTATGTCTTCGTCCTGCTGTTGCGGGTATGGATGCAGGCTGCCCGTGCCGATTTTTACAACCCGTTCTCTCAGTTCGTGGTTAAAGCCACACAGCCGGTGGTTGCGCCGCTCCGTCGTCTGATCCCAGGCTTTGGCGGCTGGGATATCGCCACCATTTTGCTGGTGCTGGTGATCCAAATTATCAAATTCCCACTGCTGGCGATGGTACAAACCGGCGCGGCATTCTGGAGCTTGGGTTACATTCTGTTAGGCGTGCTAGCAACCTTGAAAGCCGCCGGGAAGATGATCTTCTGGGTACTGCTGATCCGCGCTCTGCTGAGCTGGGTGAGCCAAGGCCGCAGCCCGATGGACTATGTGCTGTATCAGCTGACTGAACCGATGCTGGCACCACTACGCCGTATTCTGCCACCGATGGGCGGCTTGGATCTGTCCGTAATGCTGCTGTCTATCATCCTGATTGCCCTGAACTATTTGGGCGCGGATCTGTTCGGCTTCATGTGGATGCAGCTGTGA
- the yggU gene encoding DUF167 family protein YggU: protein MAVSRTDEALLLRLYIQPKASRDQIVGLHGDELKVAITAPPVDGQANAHLTKFLAKQFRVAKGNVCIEKGELGRHKYVRIEHPQQIPATVQALLN from the coding sequence ATGGCCGTTAGCCGTACCGACGAGGCGCTGTTATTGCGCCTCTACATCCAACCCAAAGCCAGCCGCGATCAAATCGTTGGCCTGCATGGGGATGAGCTGAAAGTGGCGATCACCGCGCCACCGGTAGACGGACAAGCCAACGCGCATTTGACCAAGTTTCTGGCCAAACAGTTTCGCGTCGCCAAGGGCAATGTCTGCATCGAAAAAGGCGAGCTCGGACGGCACAAATATGTGCGCATCGAGCACCCGCAGCAAATCCCCGCGACTGTGCAAGCCCTGCTAAACTAA
- a CDS encoding DUF4426 domain-containing protein → MLAFTHPCAHALLRRIALTWPSVSLRGLVTLLLGSVLLLSTPARAEQLQTLGNLEIHYSVFPSTMLTPEIASRNGLTRSNYRAILTVTALDASVAGKPAVDINLSGQAQNLIGNTRQLSFKAVQEGSARYYLAEIPIVNEETYRFTLDIQSKTASGTVRFQQTFYTD, encoded by the coding sequence ATGCTCGCCTTTACCCACCCTTGCGCTCATGCCTTGCTGCGCCGTATTGCGCTGACTTGGCCATCAGTCTCCCTACGCGGTCTCGTCACGCTGTTGCTCGGCAGTGTATTGCTGCTCAGTACGCCAGCGCGTGCTGAACAATTACAGACCCTCGGTAATCTGGAAATCCACTACAGCGTTTTCCCGTCCACCATGCTAACGCCTGAGATAGCCAGCCGTAATGGCCTGACACGCAGTAACTACCGCGCCATACTGACCGTAACCGCACTGGATGCCAGCGTGGCCGGCAAACCGGCGGTAGATATCAACCTCAGCGGCCAAGCGCAAAACCTGATCGGTAACACCCGCCAACTGAGCTTTAAAGCGGTACAAGAAGGTAGCGCCCGTTATTACTTAGCGGAAATACCTATCGTTAATGAAGAAACCTATCGCTTTACCTTAGATATTCAGTCCAAAACCGCCTCGGGCACCGTGCGTTTTCAGCAGACGTTTTATACTGACTAA
- a CDS encoding XTP/dITP diphosphatase, which produces MQKAQQKVVLATGNKGKVREMADLLAAFGLDVVAQSEFGIDSAEETGLTFIENAILKARHASRLTGLPAIADDSGLSVDCLGGAPGLYSARYAGENASDEENLQKLLAAMQDIPDAERRARFHCVLVYLRHAEDPTPIVCHGQWEGMITRAPAGQGGFGYDPIFFVPELGCTSAELTAEHKKAVSHRAQALKKLQDAMTHA; this is translated from the coding sequence ATGCAAAAAGCACAACAAAAAGTGGTTTTAGCCACCGGCAATAAAGGCAAAGTGCGTGAGATGGCAGACTTGCTGGCCGCGTTTGGACTGGACGTAGTCGCACAAAGCGAATTTGGGATCGACTCCGCCGAAGAAACCGGCCTGACCTTTATCGAAAACGCAATCCTCAAAGCCCGTCATGCCAGCCGCCTGACCGGTTTGCCAGCCATCGCGGATGACTCCGGTTTGTCGGTGGACTGCCTCGGCGGCGCACCGGGCCTGTATTCCGCGCGCTACGCCGGAGAAAACGCCAGCGATGAAGAGAACCTGCAAAAGCTGCTGGCTGCGATGCAAGACATTCCCGACGCTGAGCGCCGCGCCCGTTTTCACTGCGTGCTGGTATACTTACGCCATGCCGAAGATCCAACGCCGATCGTTTGTCACGGCCAGTGGGAAGGAATGATCACCCGCGCCCCAGCTGGCCAAGGCGGCTTTGGCTACGATCCGATTTTCTTCGTGCCGGAGCTGGGTTGCACCTCGGCCGAACTGACCGCCGAGCACAAAAAGGCGGTCTCGCACCGCGCACAAGCGCTGAAAAAATTACAGGACGCCATGACGCATGCTTGA
- the hemW gene encoding radical SAM family heme chaperone HemW gives MLELPPLSLYIHIPWCVQKCPYCDFNSHALKQGLPEQEYIGHLLNDLEADLPLTSGREIGTIFIGGGTPSLFSAEGMQQLLDGVRARIAVAADAEITMEANPGTVEADRFTGYQQAGINRISIGVQSFAADKLQRLGRIHGPQEAVRAAELATGLGLRSFNLDLMHGLPEQSLEEALADLRQAIALAPPHLSWYQLTIEPNTLFNSRPPVLPDEDMLWLIFSEGHKLLTEAGYEQYEISAYARPGYQCQHNLNYWRFGDYLGIGCGAHGKLSFTDGRILRTVKTRHPKGYLQGRYTDNHSEVALDDRPFEFFMNRFRLLEPAPRADFPRFTGLSEESIRPAIEQALRAGYIEETTTHWQLTEHGKLFLNSLLELFITLDA, from the coding sequence ATGCTTGAGTTACCTCCGCTCAGTTTGTACATCCATATTCCGTGGTGCGTGCAAAAATGCCCGTACTGCGATTTTAACTCGCATGCACTCAAGCAAGGGCTACCTGAGCAAGAGTATATCGGCCATCTGCTGAATGACTTGGAAGCTGACCTGCCGCTGACCAGTGGTCGCGAGATCGGCACCATCTTCATCGGTGGCGGTACGCCGAGCCTGTTCTCCGCCGAAGGGATGCAACAACTGCTCGATGGCGTGCGGGCGCGTATTGCGGTAGCCGCCGATGCAGAGATCACCATGGAGGCCAACCCCGGCACCGTGGAAGCCGACCGCTTCACCGGCTATCAACAAGCCGGAATCAACCGCATCTCAATTGGCGTGCAGAGCTTTGCCGCCGACAAGCTGCAGCGGTTAGGACGCATTCACGGGCCGCAAGAGGCGGTGCGCGCCGCCGAGTTAGCCACCGGTTTGGGTCTGCGCAGCTTCAATTTGGATCTGATGCACGGCCTGCCGGAGCAAAGCCTAGAAGAAGCGCTGGCCGATTTGCGCCAAGCCATTGCCCTCGCCCCGCCACATTTGTCGTGGTATCAGCTGACTATCGAGCCGAACACCTTGTTCAACTCGCGCCCGCCAGTGCTGCCAGATGAAGATATGCTGTGGCTGATCTTCTCCGAAGGGCACAAACTGCTGACCGAAGCCGGTTATGAGCAGTACGAAATCTCAGCCTATGCTCGCCCAGGTTACCAATGCCAACATAATCTCAACTACTGGCGTTTTGGCGATTATCTGGGGATTGGCTGCGGCGCACACGGCAAGCTGAGTTTTACCGATGGCCGCATTCTGCGTACGGTGAAAACCCGCCATCCAAAAGGCTATTTGCAAGGGCGTTATACTGATAATCACAGCGAAGTGGCGTTGGACGACCGGCCATTCGAGTTCTTTATGAACCGTTTTCGGTTGCTAGAGCCGGCTCCGCGCGCCGATTTCCCACGCTTTACCGGCTTAAGCGAAGAGAGTATTCGTCCGGCTATCGAGCAAGCCCTGCGCGCCGGTTACATCGAAGAAACCACCACGCATTGGCAGCTGACGGAACACGGTAAATTATTCCTCAACTCCTTGTTGGAGCTATTCATTACGCTCGATGCGTAA